A single window of Collinsella aerofaciens DNA harbors:
- the murA gene encoding UDP-N-acetylglucosamine 1-carboxyvinyltransferase, which yields MDIIRVEGGHAIGGSVPVSGAKNSALKLMAATLLAPGKTTLQNVPDISDVHVMGKVLKGMGATIDVLDEHTLEIDTSQVDSWEAPYELVAKMRASTAVMGPLLGRFHRAKIAMPGGCNLGARKIDMHILGLEALGVEFDTAHGYINANAPQGLRGTTVTLEFASVGATENLIMASVRAQGTTVIDNAAREPEIVDLANMLNEMGAKIVGAGTPVVTIEGVEELHPVTHRVVGDRIEAGTFIVAGALMADDRGVDVTGFCPIHLGMVLKKMELMGIDCERTDDGVHVNRAERIKPVDIQTLPFPGFPTDMQAQIMVLSALADGSSVITENIFENRFMFASELVRMGADIRIESHHAMIHGVKGFSGAQVTSPDLRGGAALVVAGLIADGTTEVSAIHHIKRGYEQFVEKLQALGAHVEHATVPDPVIY from the coding sequence TTGGATATTATCCGCGTTGAGGGTGGCCACGCCATCGGAGGTTCCGTGCCTGTTTCGGGTGCCAAGAACTCCGCGCTCAAACTTATGGCGGCAACGCTTCTGGCGCCGGGCAAGACGACGCTGCAGAACGTGCCTGATATTTCCGATGTCCACGTGATGGGCAAGGTGCTCAAGGGTATGGGCGCCACGATCGATGTTCTCGACGAGCACACGCTCGAGATTGATACCTCTCAGGTCGATTCTTGGGAGGCCCCCTACGAGCTCGTTGCCAAGATGCGTGCTTCCACCGCCGTCATGGGACCCCTGCTGGGTCGCTTCCATCGCGCCAAAATTGCCATGCCGGGCGGCTGCAACCTGGGTGCTCGCAAGATCGATATGCACATTCTTGGTCTTGAGGCCCTGGGCGTTGAGTTCGATACCGCCCACGGTTACATCAACGCTAATGCGCCCCAAGGTCTGCGCGGTACCACCGTCACGCTCGAGTTCGCCAGCGTCGGTGCGACCGAGAACCTCATCATGGCCTCTGTGCGCGCACAGGGTACCACGGTTATCGACAATGCCGCCCGCGAGCCCGAGATCGTCGATCTCGCTAACATGCTCAACGAGATGGGCGCCAAGATTGTTGGCGCCGGTACGCCCGTCGTGACCATCGAGGGCGTGGAAGAGCTGCATCCTGTTACCCATCGCGTAGTGGGCGACCGCATCGAGGCCGGTACCTTTATCGTCGCCGGTGCGCTGATGGCCGACGATCGCGGTGTTGACGTCACGGGTTTTTGCCCCATTCACTTGGGCATGGTTCTCAAGAAGATGGAGCTTATGGGCATCGATTGCGAGCGTACCGACGACGGCGTCCATGTGAACCGTGCCGAGCGTATCAAGCCGGTCGATATCCAGACGCTTCCGTTCCCCGGTTTCCCGACCGACATGCAGGCGCAGATTATGGTGCTCTCCGCCCTTGCCGACGGCAGTTCCGTTATTACCGAAAACATCTTCGAGAATCGCTTTATGTTTGCCTCTGAGCTGGTGCGCATGGGTGCCGACATTCGTATCGAGAGCCATCATGCCATGATTCATGGCGTCAAGGGCTTCTCGGGTGCACAGGTTACCTCGCCCGATCTGCGTGGCGGAGCGGCCCTCGTCGTAGCGGGCTTGATCGCCGACGGGACGACCGAGGTTTCGGCCATCCATCACATCAAGCGCGGCTACGAGCAGTTTGTCGAAAAGCTGCAGGCGCTCGGCGCGCATGTCGAGCATGCTACCGTCCCCGATCCCGTCATCTACTAA
- a CDS encoding LCP family protein: MFNKKPLADTTARRPSTGAQAKIYSRDNVARYSERARQRRRSHTIRHVALIVVLGVLLSATTAAGLWFATIMGKLGDSNVITDNLRRVLVDTDEAKDPFYVLLLGTDGRPGEDTYRADSIILARIDPTQKQATLISVPRDTKVEYKGETMKINACHTVGGAEAMVEAVNELCGVQISHYAEVSFDGMQALIDSVGGIDINATDDVDDPEHLDIKITAGQQHMDGATALTYARCRYTYADGDYTRMRHQRQVLGALANQILNNFDATKIFGLVNSLSDMLVTDMSVQDIVATVNAMRGMDVDGIYSANLPSYADDSTMIDGVSYVFVYEDELKEMMERVDAGKDPKGPNTMGLSDGSSSTIGDLNNNTSDDYANGTATSSVSSDDSDDSSDSSDSDYYEEPTGDGNGYEANY, encoded by the coding sequence ATGTTTAATAAAAAGCCCCTCGCGGATACCACCGCCCGAAGACCCTCAACTGGTGCGCAGGCCAAGATCTACAGTCGCGATAACGTGGCTCGCTATTCCGAGCGCGCTCGTCAACGTCGTCGTAGCCACACGATTCGTCACGTCGCGCTCATTGTCGTGCTTGGCGTGCTGCTGAGTGCCACTACCGCTGCCGGCCTGTGGTTTGCCACCATTATGGGCAAGCTCGGCGATTCTAATGTCATTACCGACAATCTGCGTCGGGTTCTGGTTGACACCGATGAGGCAAAGGATCCGTTCTACGTGCTGCTTCTTGGCACCGACGGCCGTCCGGGCGAGGATACGTATCGTGCCGACTCGATTATCCTGGCACGCATCGACCCCACGCAAAAGCAGGCGACGCTCATTTCCGTTCCGCGCGACACCAAGGTCGAGTACAAGGGCGAGACCATGAAGATCAACGCCTGCCATACCGTTGGCGGCGCCGAGGCCATGGTCGAGGCGGTCAACGAGCTGTGCGGTGTTCAGATTTCCCACTATGCCGAGGTCAGCTTCGACGGTATGCAGGCGCTGATTGATTCGGTTGGCGGTATCGACATTAACGCAACCGATGATGTTGACGACCCCGAGCACCTGGATATTAAGATTACCGCTGGTCAGCAGCATATGGACGGCGCCACCGCCCTTACCTATGCCCGCTGCCGCTACACCTATGCCGACGGCGACTACACGCGCATGCGCCACCAGCGTCAGGTGCTTGGCGCCCTTGCCAACCAGATTCTCAATAACTTCGATGCCACGAAGATCTTTGGCCTGGTTAATTCGCTGTCCGATATGCTCGTGACCGATATGAGCGTTCAGGATATCGTGGCTACGGTCAATGCCATGCGCGGTATGGATGTCGACGGCATCTACTCGGCCAACCTGCCCTCGTATGCCGACGACAGCACCATGATCGACGGTGTGAGCTACGTCTTTGTCTACGAGGACGAGCTCAAGGAAATGATGGAGCGCGTCGATGCCGGCAAGGATCCCAAGGGTCCCAACACCATGGGTCTTTCCGACGGTTCCAGCTCTACGATCGGCGACCTGAACAACAACACGTCTGACGACTACGCAAACGGTACCGCAACCTCATCGGTCAGCTCTGACGATTCCGATGACTCAAGCGATTCGAGCGATTCGGACTACTACGAAGAGCCCACCGGCGACGGCAACGGCTACGAAGCCAACTACTAG
- the pepT gene encoding peptidase T, with amino-acid sequence MENTTTNPDVLERFLRYVQINTQSEDANCDQVPSSAVQFDLANVLAEELRELGAEDAHVTEHAYVCAHIPASAGAEDKPALGLIAHLDTTEVAPGAGVKPHIVHYEGGDLVCGTVDGKPVAMSTVKLPTLNDLAGEDLVCSDGTTLLGADDKAGVAEIMSLVARIAQDPSLPHPALGICFCPDEEIGHGAELLDIDTFGCKYAYTVDGGPIGELEWECFNAAEATVRFEGQSIHPGDAKGRMVNAGNLFCDFNALLPYAQRPEYTEGYEGFYHLEGVSATVDHATARYIVRDHDAAKFQQKLDLIDAAASMLNQRLGEERVTVEIKQQYRNMAEIVCDFPELIDVAKEAYLACGVEPQVLPIRGGTDGAQLSFRGLPCPNLSTGGYCYHGVNEFVPVSSLVKMTDVLQELVARFA; translated from the coding sequence ATGGAAAACACCACCACGAACCCCGATGTCCTCGAGCGCTTTTTGCGCTACGTCCAGATCAACACGCAGTCCGAGGATGCAAACTGCGACCAGGTACCTTCGAGCGCCGTTCAGTTTGACCTTGCCAACGTGCTGGCTGAAGAGCTGCGCGAGCTTGGTGCGGAAGATGCCCACGTGACCGAGCATGCCTATGTCTGCGCGCATATCCCCGCAAGTGCGGGCGCTGAGGACAAGCCCGCCCTGGGCCTGATCGCCCATCTCGACACCACCGAAGTTGCACCGGGCGCCGGCGTGAAGCCGCACATCGTACACTACGAAGGCGGCGACCTGGTCTGCGGCACGGTTGACGGTAAGCCCGTTGCCATGAGTACCGTCAAGCTTCCCACCCTGAACGACCTCGCGGGTGAGGACCTGGTCTGCAGCGATGGCACCACACTGCTGGGCGCGGACGACAAGGCAGGCGTCGCCGAGATCATGTCGCTTGTCGCACGTATCGCTCAGGACCCTTCTCTGCCCCATCCCGCACTCGGCATTTGCTTCTGCCCTGACGAGGAGATCGGCCACGGAGCCGAGCTGTTGGATATCGATACCTTTGGCTGCAAGTACGCCTACACGGTCGACGGCGGCCCCATCGGCGAGCTGGAGTGGGAGTGCTTTAACGCCGCCGAGGCGACCGTCCGCTTTGAGGGCCAGTCCATCCACCCGGGCGACGCCAAGGGCCGTATGGTCAACGCAGGCAATCTGTTCTGCGACTTCAACGCGTTGCTCCCCTACGCGCAGCGCCCGGAGTATACGGAAGGCTACGAGGGCTTTTATCACCTTGAGGGTGTATCTGCAACCGTCGACCACGCCACGGCGCGCTACATCGTCCGCGACCATGACGCCGCCAAGTTCCAGCAGAAACTCGACCTTATTGATGCCGCCGCCTCGATGCTCAACCAGCGTCTGGGTGAGGAGCGCGTGACGGTCGAGATTAAGCAGCAATATCGAAATATGGCCGAGATCGTTTGTGACTTTCCCGAGCTTATTGATGTTGCCAAGGAAGCCTACCTTGCCTGCGGCGTTGAGCCCCAAGTGCTGCCGATTCGCGGCGGCACCGACGGCGCGCAGCTGTCGTTCCGCGGTCTGCCCTGCCCCAACCTTTCCACCGGCGGCTATTGCTACCACGGCGTCAACGAATTCGTCCCGGTCAGTTCGCTCGTCAAGATGACCGACGTGCTCCAGGAGCTCGTCGCCCGCTTTGCATAA
- a CDS encoding metal-dependent transcriptional regulator — translation MDTTNSSRELHLTVANEDYLECMVRIESEEGETNGVRSVDIAQRLGVSKASVNKAVSALKASELVEQSHYGKVILTDRGREVGTAIWYRHRLIRTFLVQELGVEFERADSEACMMEHALSEDTMSRWLAYLEKQGISVEE, via the coding sequence ATGGATACGACAAATAGCTCGCGCGAACTACATCTGACGGTGGCGAACGAAGACTACTTGGAGTGCATGGTTCGCATTGAAAGCGAAGAGGGGGAAACCAACGGCGTGCGATCGGTCGACATCGCGCAGCGCCTTGGCGTCTCCAAGGCATCGGTCAATAAAGCGGTTTCGGCGCTCAAGGCATCCGAGCTTGTCGAGCAATCGCACTATGGCAAGGTAATCCTGACCGATCGCGGCCGCGAGGTTGGCACGGCTATCTGGTACCGTCATCGCCTCATCCGCACGTTTTTGGTTCAGGAGCTCGGTGTCGAATTTGAGCGAGCCGATTCCGAGGCCTGCATGATGGAGCATGCGCTATCCGAGGACACGATGAGCCGCTGGCTCGCCTATCTCGAAAAGCAGGGAATCAGCGTCGAGGAATAG